One Planctomycetota bacterium DNA window includes the following coding sequences:
- a CDS encoding lipopolysaccharide kinase InaA family protein, whose translation MVEFTDPAYATTLAAMGLREIDDFFTHDAVVAWRSIRERENCVLETALGKLHVKRMFKPGGAEAANAEVTGIRHLHDAGIATTPLVAHASDETGRGLIVTADLEGFVQLDQRLIDGQLQWEQIAGPTAALAAKLHQSLHHRDMYLCHFLGRLDENGLIQLALIDPARVKPLPRWFAKRWLVKDLAQFRYGCLEAGIGEGALDDWLRRYGRPDLLGAVKRKCDRIAKHDLNLRRKQPERRVSIHDATD comes from the coding sequence ACGCCACGACCCTCGCGGCCATGGGGCTGCGGGAGATCGACGACTTTTTCACGCACGACGCGGTCGTCGCCTGGCGGAGCATTCGGGAACGTGAGAACTGCGTGCTCGAAACCGCGCTCGGCAAGCTGCACGTGAAGCGGATGTTCAAGCCCGGCGGTGCCGAGGCGGCCAACGCGGAAGTGACGGGGATCAGGCATCTACACGACGCCGGCATCGCGACGACCCCGCTGGTCGCGCATGCCTCGGACGAGACCGGGCGCGGGCTGATCGTGACGGCAGACCTCGAAGGTTTCGTGCAACTCGATCAAAGGCTGATCGACGGGCAGCTGCAGTGGGAACAGATCGCCGGGCCGACCGCAGCACTGGCCGCGAAGCTGCATCAGTCACTGCACCATCGCGACATGTACCTGTGCCATTTCCTCGGCCGGCTCGACGAAAACGGACTCATCCAACTGGCCCTGATTGATCCCGCCCGTGTAAAGCCGTTGCCGAGGTGGTTCGCGAAGCGTTGGCTGGTGAAGGACCTCGCTCAATTCCGCTACGGTTGTCTCGAAGCAGGTATCGGCGAAGGCGCGCTCGACGATTGGCTCCGGCGTTACGGCCGACCCGACCTACTCGGCGCGGTCAAGCGCAAGTGCGACCGCATCGCGAAACACGACCTGAACCTGCGTCGCAAACAGCCCGAACGCCGCGTGTCGATCCACGACGCAACCGACTGA